Proteins found in one Fusarium oxysporum Fo47 chromosome V, complete sequence genomic segment:
- a CDS encoding RNA recognition motif 2-domain-containing protein — MSSRADHRVYANMSSPAEGAADSIQGTPNTQITVFSPAESSQGTSIQGNNYVGQSQSSEDPFVDGGLAQGSTLSATASTFQPRGVRSKGKNAIVFYPQGSPTVAGALSQDMDISHRIEVCDTPTPSIIDLGNFITELTQKGVRFHGGRNLETTGGHVYVVFEDLRDAAWAFYAIRKAPKGWFTAYVKIRPERLDLGLVRFSELRQLSIEVNVLNFAIIDPAHVDEITQRALNVYGQLFALIRNLSFPNGAFRGVAQFCKAADAFIAFKAFGNGITTGGVVITLSKPEDIGSALTSATDQLASNIQGMSFQQAPRGIDRSRHQSFFTMNAPQGNPFAAAGALHMPFHPQHHHQPFTGQQFGPPVMNPNNLISQRDAGLGNLNGFGRFDPRRGAGRYGRGSRGLNNIVDINELVAGRDVRTTIMLRNIPNKVDQPLLKKIVDVSSFGRYDFMYLRIDFANDCNVGYAFINFVKAEYIIDFFQARANKRWNCFRSDKVAEISYATIQGKDCLVQKFRNSSVMLEAEHYRPKVQLFYTIHSDETKLVGQEEPFPGPDNQSKMKRSVENAEHVGLFTPTAGQYFRDEQRRRHSQYDRGTRLAELEEISYGSSVAPYYGRGRY, encoded by the exons ATGTCTTCTCGTGCAGACCATCGTGTCTACGCGAACATGTCGTCTCCTGCCGAGGGAGCTGCAGACTCAATCCAAGGTACTCCTAACACGCAGATCACCGTCTTCTCTCCTGCCGAGAGCTCTCAGGGAACCTCCATCCAAGGCAATAACTATGTTGGCCAAAGCCAGTCTTCCGAAGACCCATTCGTTGATGGCGGCCTTGCTCAGGGAAGCACTCTTTCGGCCACTGCTTCAACCTTCCAGCCTCGCGGCGTTCGATCTAAGGGTAAAAATGCCATCGTCTTCTACCCCCAGGGTAGTCCTACCGTTGCCGGCGCCCTGAGCCAGGACATGGATATCTCCCACCGCATCGAGGTCTGCGATACTCCTACACCTTCCATCATCGATCTCGGCAATTTTATTACC GAGCTTACCCAAAAGGGAGTCAGGTTCCACGGCGGACGCAACCTGGAGACCACCGGAGGACATGTGTACGTCGTCTTCGAAGATCTCCGTGACGCCGCCTGGGCCTTCTACGCCATTCGCAAGGCTCCAAAGGGCTGGTTCACTGCGTACGTGAAGATCCGACCTGAGCGC CTGGACCTTGGCCTTGTACGATTCTCCGAGCTTAGACAGCTCAGCATCGAGGTCAATGTTCTTAACTTCGCCATCATTGATCCTGCTCATGTCGATGAGATCACCCAGCGAGCCCTCAACGTCTACGGTCAGCTTTTTGCGCTGATCAGAAACTTGAGCTTCCCGAACGGAGCCTTCCGTGGTGTCGCCCAGTTCTGCAAGGCGGCCGACGCTTTCATCGCCTTCAAGGCTTTTGGGAATGGCATTACCACCGGC GGTGTGGTCATCACTCTGTCCAAGCCAGAGGACATTGGCAGTGCCCTTACCTCGGCCACTGATCAACTTGCATCCAACATACAAGGCATGTCTTTCCAACAAGCTCCTCGTGGCATTGACCGCAGCCGCCACCAGTCCTTTTTCACCATGAACGCCCCGCAGGGGAACCCTTTCGCGGCGGCTGGCGCCTTGCATATGCCGTTTCACccccaacaccaccaccagcccTTCACTGGGCAGCAATTTGGCCCTCCCGTCATGAATCCCAACAACCTAATTTCGCAGAGGGATGCTGGGCTCGGCAACCTGAACGGGTTTGGTCGTTTTGACCCGCGCCGAGGTGCGGGCCGCTACGGTCGTGGATCTCGCggcctcaacaacatcgttGACATCAACGAGCTTGTTGCCGGACGTGACGTCCGGACCACC ATCATGTTGAGAAACATCCCCAACAAGGTGGACCAGCCCCTCCTCAAGAAAATCGTCGATGTTTCCTCCTTCGGCCGGTACGACTTCATGTACTTGCGAATTGACTTTGCCAACGATTGCAA CGTCGGCTATGCGTTCATTAACTTTGTCAAAGCCGAATACATCATCGAC TTCTTTCAGGCACGAGCGAACAAACGATGGAACTGCTTCCGCTCGGACAAAGTCGCTGAGATCTCCTATGCGA CTATCCAGGGAAAGGACTGCCTTGTGCAGAAATTCCGCAACTCGTCTGTGATGCTCGAGGCTGAGCATTATCGCCCCAAG GTACAGCTGTTCTACACCATCCACAGCGATGAGACCAAGCTTGTCGGCCAAGAGGAGCCATTCCCTGGCCCGGACAACCAGTCCAAGATGAAGCGCTCGGTGGAGAACGCGGAGCATGTCG GTCTTTTCACTCCTACTGCTGGACAGTACTTCCGCGATGAACAACGCCGTCGTCATTCACAGTACGATCGCGGAACTCGTCTCGCTGAATTGGAGGAGATCTCCTATGGGTCCTCTGTTGCACCCTACTACGGTCGCGGCCGCTACTAA
- a CDS encoding UNC-like C-terminal-domain-containing protein, giving the protein MPSLGPALLRSLALIAAWTQAQTEAQSHEPNAIPDPIDLTCDARTINYITHTLPQACLTSSWTSTSMSATPSDANSTSDASSDSAQSDAPPPNTQSESPSQPQPSASTATPAKEEPEDAAADGDAKPFMSFEDWKAMMLKQTGQDPKDLHRNAKPRDRTPPDMGYGGLGEEDEISLNFGSYMDDTGEQKERPSDLDQAKNEGSGKDGRVAIHRNKDAGKTCKERFSYSSFDAGATILKTSPGARNAKAILVENKDSYLLFECSAKEKWFIVELSDDVLIDTVVLANFEFFSSMIQTFTVSVSDRYPVKREEWKQIGVFQAENSRAIQPFLVENAQIFSKYVRIDYLTHYGKQYYCPVSLLRIHGSRFFAAWNEGRDEDANEAEEAEVTPQALPSGEESTKPQELESPPEPAKPSSMGLMPFCEVNTTSRLLFEPLFCSASLNQTTQPISNHSSSVEVTSAVPTTKSPDERARKGTSTPHTPRSEHPASEEPTASSSSTAVSPSATPAVSPTSPSSISSSNIESASNSTASAASTKTTATPSSSSTPSTQKPSPANTVNAKKGSTGTASGSSASPTVQEGFFKSISKRLTIVETNLTLSLKYVEDQARHMSETLHRTEQKQLSKTTLFLENLNKTVLAELRSVREQYDQIWQSTVLALESQREQSNREIVALSARLNLLADEVVFQKRMAIVQAVLLMSCLILVIFSRGVPLHHLAPFSDQAGLASYDGASSAARVRAMHGSAYDGEDAVLLAARQRGQYTPTSRGDDGATELHRGPFADDIHHDRVECEQLSPPPTPRSSGGFSSSSDLSPPSHDTQPNVLRRSIAQPTNSRKPLPALPENPSSP; this is encoded by the coding sequence ATGCCTTCGCTAGGCCCAGCCCTTCTACGATCCCTGGCACTCATCGCAGCCTGGACACAAGCCCAGACCGAGGCCCAATCCCACGAACCCAATGCCATCCCTGACCCGATCGACTTGACCTGCGATGCCCGAACCATCAACTACATCACCCACACGCTACCCCAAGCTTGCCTCACAAGCTCCTGGACGAGCACTTCTATGAGCGCAACCCCTTCAGATGCCAATTCGACTTCCGACGCCTCCTCCGACTCGGCACAAAGCGATGCGCCACCCCCGAACACACAAAGCGAGTCCCCATCCCAGCCCCAACCGTCAGCGTCCACCGCCACTCCCGCCAAAGAAGAGCCGGAAGATGCCGCTGCAGATGGAGATGCAAAGCCCTTCATGTCCTTCGAGGACTGGAAGGCCATGATGTTGAAACAGACAGGGCAGGACCCTAAAGACCTACACAGGAACGCCAAGCCCCGCGACAGGACACCCCCGGATATGGGCTACGGTGGCCtcggcgaggaagatgagataTCCCTGAACTTTGGCAGCTACATGGATGACACCGGGGAGCAAAAGGAGCGCCCTTCAGATCTCGACCAAGCTAAGAACGAGGGATCAGGAAAGGATGGCCGTGTTGCAATCCATAGGAACAAAGATGCTGGCAAGACTTGCAAGGAACGGTTTTCATACTCGTCCTTTGATGCCGGCGCCACCATTCTCAAGACGAGCCCCGGCGCAAGGAATGCAAAGGCAATTCTCGTCGAGAATAAAGACTCGTACCTACTCTTCGAGTGTAGTGCTAAGGAGAAGTGGTTTATTGTCGAATTGAGCGACGATGTCCTCATCGATACCGTCGTCCTCGCCAActtcgagttcttttctAGTATGATCCAAACTTTCACTGTCAGCGTTAGTGACCGGTACCCAGTCAAGAGGGAGGAGTGGAAACAGATCGGAGTCTTTCAGGCAGAGAATTCACGAGCTATTCAGCCCTTCTTGGTCGAGAATGCTCAGATCTTCTCCAAGTATGTCCGGATCGACTATCTCACCCATTATGGAAAACAATATTACTGCCCAGTGTCATTGCTTCGAATCCATGGCTCGCGCTTCTTCGCAGCATGGAACGAAGGTCGTGACGAAGATGCgaatgaggctgaggaggctgaAGTGACTCCTCAAGCCCTCCCTTCAGGAGAAGAATCGACGAAGCCCCAAGAACTTGAGAGTCCTCCTGAGCCCGCCAAGCCGAGCTCGATGGGATTAATGCCGTTCTGTGAAGTCAACACCACTTCGCGACTTCTTTTCGAGCCATTATTCTGCTCTGCCTCCCTTAATCAAACTACACAACCAATCTCAAACCACAGCAGCTCTGTTGAAGTCACCAGCGCTGTACCCACAACCAAATCCCCTGACGAGAGGGCACGAAAGGGGACTTCAACACCGCACACTCCCCGATCAGAGCACCCTGCAAGTGAAGAGCCCacggcttcatcatcttctacCGCTGTATCTCCAAGCGCCACGCCAGCTGTATCCCCAACTAGCccatcctccatctcatcctccaacATCGAATCTGCATCAAACTCCACCGCTTCGGCAGCAAGTACAAAAACGACCGCAAcgccctcttcctcatcgacACCATCGACTCAGAAGCCCTCCCCTGCCAATACTGTTAACGCCAAGAAAGGCTCCACGGGAACGGCCTCTGGCTCGTCAGCCTCGCCCACTgtgcaagaaggattctTCAAGTCCATATCCAAGCGACTCACAATCGTCGAAACCAACCTTACCCTCTCTCTCAAATACGTCGAGGACCAAGCTCGCCACATGTCCGAGACTCTGCACCGTACAGAGCAGAAGCAACTTTCAAAAACGACACTGTTCCTCGAGAACCTCAACAAGACCGTCCTCGCCGAGCTGCGCTCCGTTCGTGAGCAGTACGACCAGATCTGGCAGTCAACGGTCCTTGCTCTGGAGAGTCAGCGCGAGCAGTCCAACCGAGAGATAGTTGCTCTCAGCGCTCGTCTCAACCTCCTGGCCGACGAGGTCGTCTTTCAGAAACGCATGGCCATAGTACAAGCCGTGTTGCTCATGTCATGTCtgatcctcgtcatcttctccCGAGGTGTGCCACTACATCACCTCGCCCCCTTTTCAGATCAGGCCGGTCTTGCTTCCTACGATGGTGCATCATCAGCGGCTCGCGTTCGAGCCATGCATGGGAGTGCATACGACGGAGAAGATGCAGTGTTACTGGCAGCCCGTCAGAGAGGCCAATATACTCCGACATCAAGAGGAGACGATGGTGCTACTGAACTACATCGAGGGCCTTTTGCCGACGACATACATCATGATCGTGTTGAATGCGAGCAGCTTTCACCTCctccaacgccaagatcttctGGAGGCTTTTCTTCATCGTCTGATCTATCGCCCCCTTCCCACGACACACAGCCGAATGTGTTGCGTCGCTCAATCGCGCAACCAACCAATTCGCGAAAACCGTTACCAGCTCTGCCCGAGaatccatcttctccatga
- a CDS encoding S-adenosyl-L-methionine-dependent methyltransferase, translated as MEMAPSDIIKRMQDAAVSYDKQELGARETLLDLNRQLLAELETPTDFIQRIWFATASLSGCLEVAANREIFQLLQGAENGLTTQALSEKTGIAGPLLERFMRHFVAHKVVRFSKSTGWHATALSNTLAQENYQHSISFCQRAAAKSFCHFPDHFKQANYQHPGLTDGPYQYAHNSSLPFFDWLAANPPFVNLFGSFMSVYRAGNTDWWTFYPVEERLSSGFDTNISDVFLVDVGGGRGHDLLSFSNSIKPPGRLILQDLPEVIVDVTDKSVFETQKQDFFTPQQVQHARAYFLHSILHDWSVEHGVQILKNLKPALKPGYSKVLINEIVLSEENPSVPATSMDMMMLGHIGEACERTEETFRAIVAEAGLEVVDVYSNAASPESVIEVMLPYSDSALEESKL; from the exons ATGGAAATGGCACCCTCGGACATCATCAAACGCATGCAGGATGCAGCTGTCTCATATGACAAACAAGAACTTGGGGCCAGAGAGACTCTGCTCGACCTCAACCGCCAACTTCTCGCCGAGTTGGAAACTCCAACTGATTTTATACAGCGTATCTGGTTTGCTACT GCTTCTCTGAGTGGTTGCCTTGAAGTTGCAGCCAACAGGGAAATATTTCAACTTCTGCAAGGAGCGGAGAATGGACTCACTACTCAAGCACTATCTGAGAAGACCGGCATTGCTGGGCCCTTGCTTGAGCGTTTCATGAGACATTTTGTCGCTCACAAAGTTGTCCGTTTCTCCAAGTCTACAGGCTGGCACGCCACAGCCCTTTCCAACACCCTCGCACAGGAGAATTACCAGCATAGCATATCATTCTGTCAACGGGCTGCAGCAAAGTCTTTCTGTCACTTCCCAGATCACTTTAAGCAGGCCAACTATCAGCATCCCGGTCTAACAGATGGCCCTTACCAATATGCTCATAACTCGTCCTTGCCTTTCTTCGACTGGCTGGCAGCAAATCCCCCTTTTGTCAACTTATTTGGATCTTTCATGTCCGTGTATAGAGCTGGAAACACAGACTGGTGGACTTTCTACCCTGTTGAAGAACGTCTATCCTCTGGCTTTGACACGAATATCAGTGATGTGTTCCTCGTTGACGTTGGAGGTGGCCGTGGCCATGACTTGTTATCTTTCTCAAATAGCATCAAACCACCAGGCCGTTTGATACTCCAGGATCTTCCAGAAGTCATAGTAGATGTGACCGACAAATCAGTCTTTGAGACTCAAAAACAGGATTTCTTCACTCCCCAACAAGTTCAACACGCACGAGCATACTTCTTGCACTCTATTCTCCACGACTGGAGTGTCGAGCATGGAGTGCagatcctcaagaacctGAAGCCTGCACTGAAACCTGGATATTCCAAAGTTCTCATCAACGAGATAGTCTTGTCCGAGGAGAACCCTTCCGTGCCTGCTACGAGCATGGATATGATGATGCTGGGGCACATCGGTGAGGCTTGTGAGCGTACTGAAGAGACTTTCAGAGCGATTGTGGCAGAGGCAGGgcttgaggttgttgatgtttACTCCAATGCTGCTTCTCCGGAGAGTGTCATTGAAGTCATGCTACCTTATTCTGACAGTGCACTGGAAGAGAGCAAACTGTAA